Proteins encoded in a region of the Stigmatella aurantiaca genome:
- a CDS encoding Fur family transcriptional regulator — protein sequence MGAKKSSPQPTLAELQQKIRAVGLRSTSPRVAVLRELEAASAPLSHADLVDALCDEGFDRVTLYRNLTDLTEAGLVLRSDLGDHVWRFELRRAGKEHQGFHAHFTCSDCGTVACLPEGAIALTPVKGAPRAVANRAVEVQLRGLCDRCD from the coding sequence ATGGGCGCAAAGAAGAGTTCTCCCCAACCCACGCTCGCCGAGCTCCAGCAGAAGATCCGTGCCGTGGGGCTGCGGAGCACCTCGCCTCGCGTGGCCGTGCTGCGCGAGCTGGAGGCGGCCTCCGCTCCCCTGAGCCACGCGGATCTCGTGGATGCCCTGTGCGACGAGGGCTTCGACCGGGTCACCCTGTACCGCAACCTGACGGACCTCACCGAGGCGGGGCTCGTGCTGCGCTCCGACCTGGGGGACCACGTGTGGCGCTTCGAGCTGCGCCGCGCGGGCAAGGAGCACCAGGGCTTCCACGCGCACTTCACCTGCTCGGACTGCGGCACGGTGGCGTGCCTGCCCGAGGGCGCCATCGCCTTGACGCCCGTCAAGGGCGCGCCCCGGGCGGTCGCCAACCGCGCGGTGGAAGTCCAGCTGCGCGGCCTCTGCGACCGCTGCGACTGA
- a CDS encoding TetR/AcrR family transcriptional regulator: MGKRGPPPSFDRAEALRQAMNVFWEHGYEGATISQLKEAMGGLCAPSIYAAFGSKEALFREAVELYRTDSRPFWGDEQPTARGALETLLRNAAIRYSTPGQPRGCMVDLGTTLSSPSNRGIQDYLRACRHEAAAKIRARLQRGIAEGDLDARTDVEALTAFYTTVLQGLSTQASDGASRQTMMAAVGCAMAAWDTLSGAAQAPTVPSRS, from the coding sequence ATGGGTAAGAGAGGTCCGCCCCCGAGCTTCGATCGTGCCGAGGCGCTGCGCCAGGCGATGAACGTCTTCTGGGAGCACGGCTACGAGGGGGCGACCATCTCCCAGCTCAAGGAGGCGATGGGCGGGCTGTGTGCCCCCAGCATCTACGCCGCGTTCGGCTCGAAGGAGGCGCTGTTCCGCGAGGCGGTGGAGCTCTACCGCACGGACAGCCGGCCCTTCTGGGGCGACGAGCAGCCCACGGCGCGCGGCGCCCTCGAGACGCTGCTGCGCAACGCCGCCATCCGCTACTCCACGCCGGGCCAGCCGCGCGGCTGCATGGTGGATCTCGGCACGACGCTCAGCTCGCCCAGCAACCGCGGCATCCAGGACTACCTACGGGCCTGCCGGCACGAGGCGGCCGCGAAGATTCGCGCGCGGCTCCAGCGCGGCATCGCCGAGGGCGACCTGGATGCCCGGACGGACGTGGAGGCACTCACGGCCTTCTACACCACGGTGCTCCAGGGGCTCTCGACGCAGGCCAGCGACGGCGCCTCCCGGCAGACGATGATGGCGGCCGTCGGCTGCGCGATGGCGGCCTGGGACACGCTGTCGGGCGCGGCCCAGGCCCCCACCGTTCCTAGCCGTTCCTAA
- a CDS encoding TonB C-terminal domain-containing protein — protein sequence MRRSPLGKAALASLLLHAVFLALLWQGEPAVPKGRPASAALPLEVDLVFAAAPDPPPTPPPPPAAPPSRPRPKSRPAAPLPPPPAPATPLPEPPRPPTGGPSLDAPVAERSERAPVLLPRSLGVEGTVPVSPEPSRGRTLRPGDPSLSPEVLAAEEKARVGARVQAFAENELATLRVQNGLVDAYFGRIDTALEKQMEDAPLFGGQKGRLTRLAQAYQDEAARYGAGRAADAPVHERAAPSASQRFEALSRGNPQDNGMRAFMQAGESMQRLAEPPGGLVVILELQQAPDGQLRSVQVVESSGNPAFDAYVVDAVPPALAGLEPPAGKPLGVREDGIRSRWAVEGRVVYLRKLKDMKGQDTWYLATMAGLGVLSGRFEETTGDLEAVDLLHPRFVCRSRLLQVW from the coding sequence ATGCGGCGCTCGCCCCTGGGGAAGGCCGCGCTCGCCTCCCTGCTCCTCCATGCGGTGTTCCTCGCCCTGCTCTGGCAAGGGGAGCCCGCCGTGCCCAAGGGACGTCCCGCCTCGGCGGCCCTCCCCCTGGAGGTGGACCTCGTCTTCGCGGCGGCCCCGGACCCGCCTCCCACGCCCCCTCCGCCCCCGGCGGCCCCTCCCTCCCGGCCGCGTCCCAAGTCCCGGCCTGCGGCCCCCCTTCCCCCTCCGCCCGCCCCGGCCACCCCGCTCCCGGAGCCTCCTCGGCCGCCCACCGGGGGGCCGTCCTTGGACGCGCCGGTCGCGGAGCGTTCGGAGCGGGCCCCCGTGCTCCTTCCGCGCTCGCTCGGCGTGGAGGGCACGGTCCCGGTCTCCCCGGAGCCCTCCCGGGGGCGGACGCTCCGGCCGGGAGACCCCAGCCTGTCCCCCGAGGTGCTCGCCGCCGAGGAGAAGGCCCGGGTGGGCGCCCGGGTGCAGGCCTTCGCCGAGAACGAGCTGGCCACGCTCCGGGTGCAGAACGGCCTGGTGGACGCCTACTTCGGCCGCATCGACACCGCGCTGGAGAAGCAGATGGAGGACGCGCCGCTCTTCGGCGGGCAGAAGGGCCGCCTGACGCGCCTGGCCCAGGCGTACCAGGACGAGGCCGCCCGCTACGGCGCGGGACGGGCAGCAGACGCCCCCGTGCATGAGCGCGCGGCCCCCAGCGCCAGCCAACGGTTCGAAGCCCTCTCCCGGGGCAATCCCCAGGACAACGGGATGCGGGCCTTCATGCAGGCGGGCGAATCCATGCAGCGCCTCGCCGAGCCTCCCGGCGGGCTCGTCGTCATCCTGGAGCTTCAGCAAGCCCCGGATGGCCAGCTCCGCTCGGTCCAGGTGGTGGAGTCCAGCGGCAACCCGGCCTTCGACGCCTATGTGGTGGACGCGGTGCCCCCGGCGCTCGCGGGCCTGGAGCCGCCCGCAGGCAAGCCCCTGGGCGTGCGCGAGGACGGCATCCGCTCGCGCTGGGCCGTCGAGGGCCGCGTCGTCTACCTCCGGAAGCTCAAGGACATGAAAGGCCAGGACACGTGGTACCTGGCCACCATGGCCGGGCTGGGCGTGCTCTCCGGCCGCTTCGAGGAGACCACGGGAGACCTCGAGGCCGTGGACCTGCTCCACCCGCGCTTCGTCTGCCGCTCGCGCCTGCTCCAGGTGTGGTGA
- a CDS encoding ATP-binding protein: MTPPLVLLAATPSPGRTLQALALESQGWRVQEVDSVAALAGPVERPTVVVLDGSLPLEGVKLETQAVPTVVLASALDRERLAQRGLQATFLQSWPPSLGELVEGVRAALPPGAREASDSAPSITLLIADDDPISRKLLQLHLAPFHFEVLSAADGKTALELARRQQPTLIIADVLMPGLDGFRLCLALRKDPRLSNVPILLTHVGAPDELDLRMAQNVGANGFVRRTQEGEEVLHALLRELRSGGAAAAPLDHGLSCDDHLYGMVRRLERQVGLLAQAERSARESEERYRLVVAGSYDGVWDWDLRQQTLWCSPRLLELLGRRPEEFPGTYDAFLDLTHPEDRRRVEQSLAAHLETGVPYDVSLRLRHADGSYHACVSRAQAMRDAQGRPVRMAGIINDVTEQLRLFRETQEAVRTRDEFLSVAAHELRTPLTALRLRLQGVNAAMQADTPTSPDRISQALVSADRQVQRLTGLVDTLLDVSQLQSHAPLLQLEQVDLAAVVREAVARSEQEASRAGCRLVMSPMPSTLGRWDPVRLAQVVRHLLANAMKFGPGKPVEVTLEARPDAAVLKVRDHGIGIEPERLDALFQRFERAVPVRHYGGLGLGLYRVRRIVEAHGGAVTVDSVLGEGATFHVRLPFEGPSVSNTRL; this comes from the coding sequence GTGACCCCACCCCTCGTTCTCCTCGCAGCCACTCCTTCTCCGGGCCGGACCCTCCAGGCGCTCGCCCTCGAGAGCCAGGGGTGGCGGGTACAGGAGGTGGACTCCGTGGCGGCCCTGGCCGGGCCGGTGGAGCGGCCCACCGTGGTGGTTCTCGACGGGAGCTTGCCGCTCGAAGGGGTGAAGCTGGAGACCCAGGCGGTCCCCACGGTGGTGCTCGCCTCCGCCCTGGACCGGGAGCGGCTCGCGCAGCGGGGGCTTCAGGCCACCTTCCTCCAGAGCTGGCCGCCCTCCCTGGGCGAGCTGGTGGAGGGGGTCCGCGCCGCGCTGCCGCCCGGGGCGCGGGAGGCCAGTGACAGCGCCCCCAGCATCACCCTGCTCATCGCGGACGATGATCCGATCTCCCGCAAGCTCCTCCAACTGCACCTGGCGCCCTTCCACTTCGAGGTGCTGAGCGCCGCGGATGGGAAGACCGCGCTGGAGCTGGCCCGGCGGCAGCAGCCCACGTTGATCATCGCGGATGTGCTGATGCCGGGGCTCGATGGCTTCCGCCTGTGCCTGGCGCTGCGCAAGGATCCGCGGCTGTCGAACGTGCCCATCCTGCTGACGCACGTGGGCGCCCCCGACGAGCTGGATCTGCGCATGGCGCAGAACGTGGGCGCCAACGGCTTCGTGCGCCGCACGCAGGAGGGGGAGGAAGTCCTCCACGCGCTCCTGCGGGAGCTGCGCAGCGGAGGGGCCGCCGCCGCGCCGCTGGATCACGGCCTGTCGTGCGACGATCACCTGTACGGCATGGTGCGGCGCCTGGAGCGCCAGGTGGGGCTGCTGGCCCAGGCCGAGCGCTCCGCGCGCGAGAGCGAGGAGCGCTACCGGCTCGTGGTCGCCGGCTCCTATGACGGCGTCTGGGACTGGGATTTGCGCCAGCAGACGCTCTGGTGCAGCCCCCGGCTGCTGGAGCTGCTCGGGCGCAGGCCCGAGGAGTTTCCGGGCACCTATGACGCGTTCCTGGATTTGACGCACCCCGAGGACCGGCGCCGGGTGGAGCAGTCCCTGGCCGCGCACCTGGAGACGGGCGTGCCCTATGACGTCTCCCTGCGGCTGCGCCACGCCGACGGCAGCTACCACGCGTGCGTGAGCCGCGCGCAGGCGATGCGCGACGCGCAGGGCCGCCCCGTGCGCATGGCGGGCATCATCAACGACGTGACCGAGCAGCTGCGGCTCTTCCGGGAGACGCAGGAGGCGGTGCGCACGCGCGATGAGTTCCTCAGCGTGGCGGCCCACGAGCTGCGCACCCCGCTGACGGCGCTGCGGCTGCGGCTGCAGGGCGTCAACGCCGCGATGCAGGCGGACACGCCCACCTCGCCGGACCGCATCTCCCAGGCGCTGGTGTCCGCGGACCGGCAGGTGCAGCGGCTCACCGGCCTGGTGGACACGCTGCTGGATGTCTCCCAGCTCCAGAGCCACGCGCCCCTGCTCCAGCTGGAGCAGGTGGACCTGGCCGCGGTGGTGCGCGAGGCGGTGGCCCGCTCCGAGCAGGAGGCCTCGCGCGCCGGGTGCCGGCTGGTGATGAGCCCGATGCCCAGCACCCTGGGCCGGTGGGACCCCGTGCGGCTGGCGCAGGTGGTGCGGCACCTGCTGGCCAACGCCATGAAGTTCGGCCCCGGCAAGCCGGTGGAGGTGACGCTGGAGGCCCGGCCCGACGCGGCGGTGCTCAAGGTGCGCGACCACGGCATCGGCATCGAGCCGGAGCGCCTGGATGCGCTCTTCCAGCGCTTCGAGCGCGCGGTGCCCGTGCGCCACTACGGCGGCCTGGGGCTGGGGCTGTACCGGGTGCGCCGCATCGTCGAGGCCCACGGCGGCGCGGTGACGGTGGACAGCGTGCTCGGCGAGGGCGCCACCTTCCACGTGCGCCTGCCCTTCGAGGGCCCGTCCGTCTCCAACACCCGGCTCTGA
- a CDS encoding hybrid sensor histidine kinase/response regulator, giving the protein MAFTPTVWLLDDSPTETDFIRTALASTCRVSSFTDGAAFLEALGHSEFPDVAVMDWEMPGLSGIEVCEYLRSNRATEFLPVLLLTSHQTAEDVVRGMEAGANDYVFKPFRPQELVARVQAQARRDLQRKRTLAQEQAQRVRAENALAEVRAAEERARAAEAGTRQRAEFERRLIGIVSHDLRNPLSAISLTASAMARQGISERHQRGLQRILLSAERATRMIHDLLDFTRAQKGSGMAIQRTASDLHVVVGAIVDEVRDAHPSRSIEVTQSGNGVGDWDPDRLEQVASNLLSNALQYSPADTPVRVETRGEDGTLVLQIQNAGPPIPEELLPRIFEPMERGSAQTGSNIGLGLYIVRNLVLAHGGTVSVHSTEAEGTTFTVRLPRQAPSEQD; this is encoded by the coding sequence GTGGCTTTCACCCCAACGGTCTGGCTCCTGGATGACAGCCCCACGGAAACAGACTTCATCCGGACGGCGTTGGCGTCTACCTGCCGCGTCTCCAGCTTCACGGACGGCGCGGCCTTTCTGGAGGCACTCGGCCACTCGGAGTTCCCCGATGTGGCGGTGATGGACTGGGAGATGCCGGGCCTCTCCGGCATCGAGGTGTGCGAGTACCTTCGGAGCAACCGGGCCACGGAGTTCCTGCCGGTGCTCTTGCTGACCTCGCACCAGACGGCGGAAGACGTGGTGCGGGGCATGGAGGCGGGCGCCAACGACTACGTCTTCAAGCCGTTCCGGCCCCAGGAACTCGTGGCGCGCGTGCAGGCACAGGCGCGGCGGGACCTTCAGCGGAAGCGGACGCTCGCGCAGGAGCAGGCCCAGCGGGTGAGGGCGGAGAACGCGCTCGCGGAGGTGCGGGCCGCCGAGGAGCGGGCCCGGGCCGCGGAGGCCGGCACCCGTCAGCGTGCCGAGTTCGAGCGCCGGCTGATCGGCATTGTCAGTCACGACCTGCGCAACCCCCTGAGCGCAATCTCCCTGACGGCTTCAGCCATGGCACGCCAGGGGATCAGCGAGCGGCACCAACGCGGCCTCCAGCGCATCCTGCTGTCGGCCGAGCGTGCCACGCGGATGATCCACGACCTGCTGGACTTCACCCGGGCCCAGAAGGGCAGTGGCATGGCCATCCAGCGGACGGCCTCGGACCTGCACGTGGTGGTGGGCGCGATCGTGGACGAGGTGAGAGATGCCCACCCGAGCCGGTCCATCGAAGTCACCCAGAGCGGCAATGGCGTGGGCGACTGGGATCCGGACCGGCTGGAGCAGGTCGCCTCGAACCTGCTGAGCAACGCGCTTCAGTACAGCCCGGCGGACACGCCGGTGCGGGTAGAGACGCGGGGGGAAGACGGCACGCTGGTGCTGCAGATCCAGAACGCCGGGCCCCCGATTCCCGAGGAGCTGCTGCCCCGCATTTTCGAGCCCATGGAGCGGGGCAGTGCCCAGACGGGAAGCAACATCGGCCTGGGCCTCTATATCGTGCGGAACCTGGTGCTCGCGCACGGAGGGACCGTCAGCGTCCATTCCACGGAGGCCGAGGGCACCACCTTCACGGTGCGGCTGCCGCGTCAGGCCCCCTCGGAGCAGGACTAA
- a CDS encoding metallophosphoesterase — protein sequence MRLRLSRRLEARATLNVAANALAPNRLRPARNELVLRDEPEALRLRWRDYFALNEHLLHVPGLSPEHDGLRVAQLSDVHVGQATSAVRIRRAVEAVNASAPDLVFLTGDYVTHSPKPLPRVRELLAGLRGPVFVVMGNHDHWVNAPYLREGFEQLGYTVLQNEHRVVHVRGAPATVLGVDDGRTGRDDVEATFRGAPTSGTRLVLAHTPPTIEKLPPHQGLVQFSGHTHGGQFVVRGLTEAVFRRAGQPYIRGHYTVRGNQLYVNQGLGFGFGGPYLRRGTQPEVAFFTLRAAPALQPAL from the coding sequence ATGCGCTTGAGACTCTCCCGCCGCCTCGAAGCCCGCGCCACCCTGAACGTGGCCGCCAACGCCCTGGCCCCCAACAGGCTGCGCCCGGCGCGGAACGAGCTCGTGCTCCGGGATGAGCCCGAGGCGCTGCGGCTGCGCTGGCGGGACTACTTCGCGCTCAACGAGCACCTGCTGCACGTGCCGGGGCTGAGCCCGGAGCATGACGGGCTGCGCGTGGCGCAGCTGTCGGACGTGCACGTGGGCCAGGCCACCTCCGCGGTGCGCATCCGCCGCGCGGTGGAGGCGGTGAACGCCTCGGCGCCGGACCTGGTGTTCCTCACGGGCGACTACGTCACCCACAGCCCCAAGCCGCTGCCGCGCGTGCGCGAGCTGCTGGCGGGGCTCCGGGGCCCCGTCTTCGTGGTGATGGGCAACCATGACCACTGGGTGAACGCGCCCTACCTGCGCGAGGGCTTCGAGCAGCTGGGCTACACGGTGCTCCAGAACGAGCACCGGGTGGTGCACGTGCGCGGGGCGCCCGCCACGGTGCTCGGCGTGGACGATGGGCGCACGGGCCGCGACGACGTGGAGGCCACCTTCCGGGGCGCGCCCACGAGCGGCACGCGGCTGGTGCTGGCCCACACCCCTCCCACCATCGAGAAGCTGCCGCCGCACCAGGGGCTGGTGCAGTTCTCCGGACACACGCACGGCGGCCAGTTCGTGGTGCGCGGCCTCACCGAGGCCGTCTTCCGCCGCGCGGGCCAGCCCTACATCCGCGGCCACTACACCGTGCGCGGCAACCAGCTCTACGTGAACCAGGGGCTGGGCTTCGGCTTCGGCGGGCCCTACCTGCGGCGCGGCACCCAGCCCGAGGTGGCCTTCTTCACGCTGCGCGCCGCCCCCGCCCTCCAGCCGGCCCTGTAG
- a CDS encoding GTP-binding protein: protein MSVELSNGCICCTLREDLLQETLRLAQEDRFDYLLIESTGISEPLPVAETWSRWSSRTCSCGGPRCPAPSGPRRPRCAPSWSAR, encoded by the coding sequence ATGAGCGTGGAGCTGTCCAACGGCTGCATCTGCTGCACGCTCCGGGAGGACCTGCTCCAGGAGACCCTCCGGCTGGCCCAGGAGGACCGCTTCGACTACCTGCTCATCGAGTCCACGGGGATTTCAGAGCCCCTGCCGGTGGCCGAGACGTGGAGCAGGTGGAGTTCGCGGACGTGCTCGTGTGGTGGGCCGCGCTGCCCCGCTCCGAGTGGCCCGAGGAGGCCGAGGTGCGCGCCGAGCTGGAGCGCGAGGTGA
- a CDS encoding GTP-binding protein translates to MEQVEFADVLVWWAALPRSEWPEEAEVRAELEREVREGPHGDRRQEVVFIIQQADHEAIAAQLEACLLSSNEQAGGSDASSEPPR, encoded by the coding sequence GTGGAGCAGGTGGAGTTCGCGGACGTGCTCGTGTGGTGGGCCGCGCTGCCCCGCTCCGAGTGGCCCGAGGAGGCCGAGGTGCGCGCCGAGCTGGAGCGCGAGGTGAGGGAGGGCCCTCATGGGGACAGGCGCCAGGAGGTCGTCTTCATCATCCAGCAGGCGGACCACGAGGCGATCGCCGCTCAGCTCGAGGCATGTCTGCTGAGCTCCAACGAACAGGCGGGGGGGTCGGACGCCAGCTCAGAACCTCCCAGGTGA
- a CDS encoding sensor histidine kinase, translating into MHKSSVSGKLRVGSQLVEGGTPCLLFEAVRGREGATKSWRCVSWNPSAERGVLAHEAHGGMDRWVKWVERLLDVAACSHVVESGEPSLTELHCQLGGTESWWQATAVPRGEGFALWLKDVTEARRKDSKVREALERALEREERMVAEAEFRERFIGVLGHDLRNPLSAVMVSAKALCRQDSLTRFQQELGQRIESSAGRMSKMISDILDLTRARQSGGIPLFVMPMQLSTLCQQVVGELSAAAPERCILYDEQGSSDGVWDSERLAQVLSNLVSNALEHGGEEVPVIVRSYPHGDMQALEVHNPGSPIPGDRLATLFEPFQQGCTRAGDGRKRRGLGLGLYIVKELVQAHGGQVSVHSTEEGTTFTVLLPRDSRQALAVNHAQQEKLLGMEEEETAVR; encoded by the coding sequence ATGCACAAGTCTTCTGTGTCCGGGAAACTCCGGGTAGGGAGCCAGCTCGTTGAGGGCGGGACGCCGTGTCTGCTCTTCGAGGCTGTCCGAGGCCGGGAGGGCGCCACGAAATCCTGGCGGTGTGTGAGCTGGAATCCGAGCGCGGAGCGCGGAGTGCTCGCGCATGAGGCCCACGGCGGGATGGACCGGTGGGTGAAGTGGGTGGAGCGTCTGCTCGACGTGGCCGCCTGCTCCCACGTGGTGGAGTCCGGCGAGCCCTCCCTCACGGAGCTGCACTGCCAGTTGGGCGGAACGGAGTCCTGGTGGCAGGCCACGGCCGTGCCCCGGGGCGAGGGCTTCGCGCTGTGGCTGAAGGATGTGACGGAGGCGCGGCGCAAGGACTCCAAGGTCCGCGAGGCGCTGGAGCGGGCCCTGGAGCGCGAGGAACGCATGGTGGCGGAGGCCGAGTTCCGGGAGCGCTTCATCGGCGTGCTGGGGCATGACCTGCGCAACCCGCTGAGCGCCGTGATGGTGTCGGCGAAGGCGCTGTGCCGCCAGGACTCGCTGACGCGATTCCAGCAGGAGCTGGGGCAGCGCATCGAGTCGAGCGCCGGGCGCATGTCGAAGATGATCTCCGACATCCTGGACCTCACGCGGGCCCGGCAGTCCGGGGGGATTCCCCTGTTCGTGATGCCCATGCAGCTGAGTACGCTGTGCCAGCAGGTGGTGGGGGAGCTGTCCGCGGCGGCCCCGGAGCGGTGCATCCTCTATGACGAGCAGGGCTCCAGCGATGGGGTGTGGGACTCCGAGCGGCTGGCGCAGGTGCTGAGCAACCTGGTGTCCAACGCGCTGGAGCACGGCGGCGAGGAGGTGCCCGTCATCGTCCGCAGCTACCCACACGGGGACATGCAGGCGCTGGAGGTGCACAACCCTGGCTCGCCCATTCCCGGGGACCGGCTGGCCACGCTGTTCGAGCCCTTCCAGCAGGGCTGCACCCGGGCGGGAGACGGACGGAAGCGCCGCGGGCTGGGGCTGGGGCTCTACATCGTGAAGGAGCTGGTTCAGGCCCACGGCGGCCAGGTGAGCGTCCACTCCACCGAGGAGGGCACCACCTTCACCGTGCTGCTGCCCCGGGACTCCCGGCAGGCCCTGGCCGTCAATCATGCCCAGCAGGAGAAGCTGTTGGGCATGGAGGAGGAAGAGACTGCTGTCCGCTGA
- a CDS encoding double-CXXCG motif protein: protein MNFYRPLRDPSPRYTGALNAQHPWGLPGVEPCPSCRTGGGVGGLEYPCVDLSSLPLAERKRLSDPWPVPREEFSRLRERVRPLAPPGALLEPGTRFGPLEGTGSGHFGQLFMQDPWSLYARREAFERLQEAGIRGLRGGPLDVRFRGSRPPELLELQLEVQGQFHPACLPADPRPPCATCGNDFLKLPEQPILARESLPTSLDVFRLAAWPTLIIVTGNWVDAVQRLALDGLSFQTWETR from the coding sequence ATGAATTTCTACCGGCCTCTGCGAGACCCTTCGCCCCGCTACACGGGGGCATTGAACGCCCAGCACCCGTGGGGGCTGCCAGGGGTGGAGCCTTGTCCCTCGTGCCGCACCGGAGGGGGCGTGGGAGGACTGGAATATCCCTGCGTGGACCTCTCGTCGTTACCGCTCGCAGAGCGGAAGCGATTGTCGGATCCATGGCCCGTGCCTCGCGAAGAATTTTCCCGGCTTCGCGAGCGGGTGCGTCCCCTGGCTCCTCCAGGCGCTCTCCTCGAACCGGGGACGAGATTCGGCCCCTTGGAAGGAACCGGCTCGGGGCATTTCGGCCAGCTCTTCATGCAAGACCCGTGGTCGCTCTATGCCCGCCGGGAGGCATTCGAGCGGCTCCAGGAGGCAGGGATCCGGGGACTTCGGGGGGGGCCTCTCGACGTGCGGTTTCGTGGCAGCCGCCCGCCCGAGTTGCTGGAACTGCAGCTGGAAGTGCAGGGGCAGTTCCATCCCGCTTGTCTGCCGGCAGACCCCAGGCCTCCGTGTGCCACCTGTGGCAACGATTTCCTGAAGCTCCCGGAGCAGCCCATTCTTGCCAGGGAATCGCTGCCCACCTCCCTGGACGTGTTCCGGCTCGCCGCGTGGCCGACGCTCATCATCGTCACCGGGAACTGGGTGGATGCCGTGCAGCGGCTGGCGTTGGACGGGTTGAGCTTCCAGACCTGGGAGACCCGTTAA
- a CDS encoding MBOAT family O-acyltransferase — translation MLFTSATFLLFHLAVVALRWVLPRWLVSPLLLVSSYVFYLSWGPVYGLLMGGMTLVGWAVALGMERGWHRRMLLGGSVVALLGVLAWFKYAGFLAAQGAAVLRLLGHEAGTGKVDIVLPLAISFYTFELISYLVDVYRGTPAERSLWRFALYVAYYPHLIAGPIVRAGELLPQLRTPSAFDGQRFSEGVFLCLIGFTKKLVFADRLSFWADEVFARPGAHASFGVWMGVIAYTGQIYCDFSGYTDIARGASKMLGLELPENFRLPYLSTSLTEFWRRWHMTLSRWLRDYLYISLGGNRHGAWAQYRNLFLTMVLGGLWHGANWTFLFWGALHGAGLAVHKLWDGFARARSWGALRERLPYRMAAWAGTLVFVMVGWVYFRAPTFTLAHEVLGRMFLPAMGPDTLQTAWTAFPVGLRTALMLTGALAGAHVLGRFEVGTRLHGWLPAPARGVVWLALVLGCYLLAEPREQFIYFQF, via the coding sequence ATGCTCTTCACCAGCGCCACGTTCCTCTTGTTTCACCTCGCGGTGGTGGCCCTGCGGTGGGTCCTGCCCCGGTGGCTGGTGTCCCCGCTGCTGCTGGTGAGCAGCTACGTCTTCTACCTGTCCTGGGGGCCCGTGTACGGCCTGCTCATGGGAGGGATGACGCTGGTAGGCTGGGCGGTGGCGCTCGGGATGGAGCGCGGCTGGCACCGGCGGATGTTGCTGGGCGGCAGCGTGGTGGCCCTCCTGGGAGTGCTCGCCTGGTTCAAGTATGCCGGCTTCCTGGCGGCGCAGGGCGCGGCCGTGCTGCGGCTCCTGGGTCACGAAGCGGGCACAGGCAAGGTGGACATCGTCCTGCCGCTGGCCATCTCCTTCTATACGTTCGAGCTCATCAGCTACCTGGTGGACGTGTACCGGGGCACCCCGGCGGAGCGCTCGCTGTGGCGCTTTGCCCTATACGTGGCCTACTACCCGCACCTCATCGCGGGCCCCATCGTCCGCGCGGGCGAGCTGCTGCCCCAGCTGCGCACGCCTTCCGCCTTCGACGGGCAGCGCTTCAGCGAGGGGGTGTTCCTGTGCCTCATCGGCTTCACCAAGAAGCTCGTCTTCGCCGACCGCCTCTCCTTTTGGGCGGACGAGGTGTTCGCCCGCCCGGGCGCGCACGCGAGCTTCGGCGTGTGGATGGGCGTCATCGCTTACACGGGGCAGATCTACTGTGACTTCTCCGGGTACACGGACATCGCCCGGGGCGCGTCGAAGATGCTGGGGCTGGAACTGCCGGAGAACTTCCGGCTGCCCTACCTCTCCACCTCGCTCACCGAGTTCTGGCGGCGCTGGCACATGACGCTGTCGCGCTGGCTGCGCGACTACCTCTACATCTCCCTGGGCGGAAACCGACACGGCGCCTGGGCGCAGTACCGCAACCTCTTCCTCACCATGGTGCTGGGCGGGCTGTGGCACGGGGCGAACTGGACATTCCTCTTCTGGGGCGCGCTGCACGGGGCGGGGCTCGCGGTGCACAAGTTGTGGGATGGCTTCGCGCGGGCCCGGTCCTGGGGCGCGCTGCGCGAACGGCTGCCGTACCGCATGGCCGCCTGGGCGGGGACGCTGGTGTTCGTGATGGTGGGCTGGGTGTACTTCCGCGCGCCTACCTTCACGCTCGCGCACGAGGTGCTCGGACGCATGTTCCTGCCCGCCATGGGGCCAGACACGCTCCAGACAGCGTGGACCGCGTTCCCGGTGGGGCTGCGCACGGCACTGATGCTCACCGGCGCGCTGGCGGGGGCGCACGTGCTGGGGCGCTTCGAGGTGGGCACCAGGCTGCACGGATGGCTGCCAGCGCCAGCGCGGGGAGTGGTGTGGCTGGCGCTGGTGCTCGGCTGCTACCTGCTGGCCGAGCCCCGGGAGCAGTTCATCTATTTCCAGTTCTGA